The genomic region CAACGGCCAGGCCATCAGCGATTTCCGCGATCTCGACGATCTGACCGCGGGCGTCCTGGAAGTCCTGACCGGAGCCGGCCAATATGACTGGTTTCCCCTGGCGCGCATCGACAGCATCACTTTGCCGCCGCCTCGAAGGCCTCGCGACATGCTTTGGCGGCCGGCGCACGTCACCCTTTTAAACGGGCCGGAAAGCGACTTTTTTCTTCCGGTCATTTATCCGGAATCGGAGACGAGCGAAACTCTGCGGCTTGGGCGCTCCACGGAATGGCTCGGCGGCGAAAACGCGCCGGTTCGAGGTTTGGGTCAGCGAATGTTTCTGGCCGGCGACGACGTGGTGTCCCTGATGGAAATCCAGGAGCTTAAACTGGCGCAGCGGCGGGCAGGACATGACTAATCCCTTCGAATCTGCACAAAAACTGCTGCCGTCCTTGCTGGATCGCCTGCTCGACGACGAACCGCAAAATCTTCATGAGCGCCGGGATAGTTACAATCAGACCGAAGAAGCCTTGGAAAAGAGCGTCAAACGCGATCTGGAGAATCTGTTGAATACCCGGCGGCGCTGCGGTTCCTGTCCGCCGGAATTGAAGGAACTGGAGGAATCCTTGATCAATTACGGCCTGCCGGATTTTTTGGCGATGAATCTGGCTTTTGATGAGGGCCGCCAGTTGTTTCGGCGCATGATCGAGAAAACGATCCGAAGCTGCGAACCCCGTTTGGTCGAGGTCAAGGTCACCATGCTCGACGTCACCGAACCGATCCACCGCAACATGCGTTTTCGAATCGACGCCAAACTGCGCGCCGAGCCTGCGCCGGAGCCGATTTCGTTCGATTCCGTGCTGGAGCCGGTGACCTGCAATTTTACTCTGGAGCGCTCCGGCCATGAGTGATGAATTGCTTCCCTACTACAACAGCGAATTGGCGTTTGTGCGCGAATTGCTGCGCAAGGAATTCGCCGAAGCCCATCCGAAGATGGCCGCCCGCCTGGGCATCGGCGCGGTAGACCGGGAAGAATCCACCGATCCTCACGTACGGCGGCTGATCGAAGCCGTGGCCTATCTGAATGCCCGGATTCGCTACAAACTGGACGACGACTTTCCGGAAATCAGCGATGCCCTGTTAGGCGTTCTGTATCCTCATTATCTAACGCCGGTGCCGTCGCTGGCGATCGTACAATTTCAGGCGGACCCGGGTCTTACCGATATTTTCGACCATCTGCCGAAGAATACCGAACTGGAAACCGATCCGGTCGACGGCCAGCCTTATCGCTTCCGCACCTGTTATCCGGTGGCTCTGTGGCCGATACGCGTGGACAGCGCGGGTCTCCACGAACGCCCCTTGCCGGCTCCGGCGATTGCTCAAAGCAGGAACGCACAAGGCGTGCTGCGGCTGGAACTGCGCTGCCACAACGACGATTTAAGCTTTGCCAAGCTCGG from Methylosarcina fibrata AML-C10 harbors:
- the tssE gene encoding type VI secretion system baseplate subunit TssE produces the protein MTNPFESAQKLLPSLLDRLLDDEPQNLHERRDSYNQTEEALEKSVKRDLENLLNTRRRCGSCPPELKELEESLINYGLPDFLAMNLAFDEGRQLFRRMIEKTIRSCEPRLVEVKVTMLDVTEPIHRNMRFRIDAKLRAEPAPEPISFDSVLEPVTCNFTLERSGHE